One genomic region from Gemmatimonadales bacterium encodes:
- a CDS encoding methanol/ethanol family PQQ-dependent dehydrogenase, which yields MSEPRRSELGARSPGPRAVPAAAAAAAPDTSESQWIIPAKNYASTRYSTLDQITASNVGQLKLAFSFSTGVNRGHEAAPLVVGNTMYIVTPFPNLLYALDLTQPGAPLKWTYKPDPASASQGVACCDLVNRGASYFDGKIIYNTLDAHTVAVDASTGKEVWRTKVGDINQGESTTMAPLVVKGKVLVGNSGGEFGIRGWLTALDGKTGKLVWRAYTTGPDKDVLIGPNFKPFYPSDQGKDLGVSSWPGSAWKIGGGGVWGWISYDPELDLIYYGTANPGPWNPDVRPGDNKWTAGIFARRPETGEAIWAYQWSPHDLYDYDGINEQLLLDLPVNGQTRKVLVRPERDGYVYVLDRATGQVLSADPFGYITTTAGIDLKTGRPKQVEEKRPQTGKVVRGICPAAPGVKDWQPSSFSPRTGLIYIPHQNLCEDEEGTQADYIAGTPYVAAIVKMYPGPGGHRGEVTAWDPVARRAAWVVKERFPVWSGTVVTAGDVVFYGTMDGWFKALDAKDGRELWRFKAGSGIIGQPISYRGPDGKQYVAVLSGVGGWAGAVVAGGLDVRDSSAALGFVNAMKDLPQVTTKGGMLYVFALP from the coding sequence GTGTCCGAACCCAGGCGCAGCGAGCTGGGCGCCCGGAGCCCCGGCCCGCGCGCCGTCCCGGCCGCCGCCGCCGCGGCGGCGCCGGACACCAGCGAGAGTCAGTGGATCATCCCAGCCAAGAATTACGCCTCGACCCGCTACAGCACCCTCGACCAGATCACCGCCTCGAACGTGGGCCAGCTCAAGCTCGCGTTCAGCTTCTCGACCGGGGTGAACCGGGGACATGAGGCGGCGCCGCTGGTGGTCGGCAACACGATGTACATCGTGACGCCGTTCCCCAACCTGCTCTACGCCCTCGATCTCACCCAGCCAGGCGCGCCGCTCAAGTGGACCTACAAGCCCGATCCCGCCTCGGCCTCGCAGGGAGTGGCGTGCTGTGATCTGGTGAACCGCGGCGCGTCCTACTTCGACGGCAAGATCATCTACAACACGCTGGACGCGCACACGGTCGCGGTCGACGCCAGCACCGGCAAGGAGGTCTGGCGCACCAAGGTGGGCGACATCAACCAGGGCGAGAGCACCACGATGGCGCCGCTGGTGGTGAAGGGAAAGGTGCTGGTCGGCAACAGCGGTGGCGAGTTCGGCATCCGTGGGTGGCTCACCGCGCTGGACGGGAAGACGGGCAAGCTGGTATGGCGGGCGTACACCACGGGCCCGGACAAGGACGTGCTCATCGGTCCCAACTTCAAGCCGTTCTATCCCTCGGACCAGGGCAAGGATCTCGGCGTCTCCAGCTGGCCGGGAAGCGCGTGGAAGATCGGCGGCGGCGGCGTGTGGGGCTGGATCTCCTACGACCCCGAGCTGGACCTGATCTACTATGGCACGGCGAACCCCGGCCCCTGGAATCCGGACGTCCGTCCGGGCGACAACAAATGGACGGCCGGGATCTTCGCCCGCCGCCCGGAAACGGGCGAGGCGATCTGGGCCTACCAGTGGAGCCCGCACGATCTCTACGACTACGACGGGATCAACGAGCAGCTTCTGCTCGACCTGCCGGTCAACGGCCAGACCCGCAAAGTGCTGGTCCGGCCCGAGCGCGACGGCTACGTCTACGTACTCGACCGCGCCACCGGTCAGGTCCTCTCGGCCGACCCCTTCGGATACATCACCACGACGGCGGGGATCGATCTCAAGACCGGCCGCCCGAAGCAGGTCGAGGAGAAGCGGCCCCAGACGGGCAAGGTGGTGCGCGGCATATGTCCGGCGGCGCCCGGGGTCAAGGACTGGCAGCCCTCTTCGTTCTCTCCGCGCACGGGTCTGATCTACATCCCGCACCAGAACCTCTGCGAGGATGAGGAGGGCACCCAGGCGGACTACATCGCCGGCACGCCCTACGTCGCGGCGATCGTGAAGATGTACCCCGGGCCCGGTGGACACCGCGGCGAGGTCACGGCCTGGGATCCCGTGGCGCGGCGCGCCGCCTGGGTCGTGAAGGAGCGCTTCCCGGTGTGGAGCGGGACGGTGGTGACCGCGGGCGACGTGGTCTTTTACGGCACCATGGACGGATGGTTCAAGGCGCTGGACGCGAAGGACGGGCGGGAGCTCTGGCGCTTCAAGGCTGGCTCGGGAATCATCGGCCAGCCGATCTCCTATCGCGGGCCCGACGGCAAGCAGTATGTGGCGGTGCTGTCGGGGGTAGGGGGCTGGGCCGGTGCCGTCGTGGCCGGCGGGCTCGACGTTCGCGACTCCAGCGCGGCGCTGGGCTTCGTCAATGCGATGAAGGACCTGCCCCAAGTCACCACCAAAGGGGGCATGCTGTATGTCTTCGCGCTGCCCTGA
- the ctaD gene encoding cytochrome c oxidase subunit I, which produces MTPAVGVDPGEHAALERVWRDRTGLWGWLTSTEHKSIGKRYIITAFVFFLLGGLNAGLMRAQLARPENGLIGPDRYNQLFTVHGTTMMFLFAVPIMTAMGLYFVPLMVGARNVAFPRLNAYGYWVYLIGGTFLYVQLLLNTGPDTGWFSYVPLAGPGFSPGKRVDTWAQTVTFTEIAALVGAVELIVTIFKNRAPGMSLNRMPLFVWAMLVMAFMILFAMPWVASATLFLAMDRLIGTHLFNPAEGGDALLWQHLFWFFGHPEVYIIFVPALGMVSEIVSTFTRRPVFGYPAMVLSLITTGFLSFSLWVHHMFVTGIPELGSSFFTAASFMIAIPTGIQIFCWIATIWAGRPRLTVPFLFILGFVVTFMIGGFSGVMIASVPYDQQAHDTYFIVAHLHYVLLGGGVFPLFGAFYFWYPKITGRLLSERLGRWHFALWFIGVNLTFFPMHLLGLRGMPRRVYTYLPETGWGPLNLLATIGAVIVVLSVVLFLVNVALSRWKGSEAGENPWDAPTLEWGTTSPPPSYNFAYVPVVEGRSALWDRSPDHPVVTGLRTDMREVLVTTLLDAEPDHRHRHPQSTVWPLLTALSTGVLFITLVYTPWGLVIGIVPLTISFIGWGWPTERDHQEQLREEAAA; this is translated from the coding sequence ATGACGCCCGCCGTGGGCGTGGACCCGGGCGAGCACGCGGCGCTCGAGCGGGTGTGGCGGGACCGGACGGGCCTCTGGGGCTGGCTCACCAGCACCGAGCACAAATCCATCGGCAAGCGGTACATCATCACCGCGTTCGTGTTTTTCCTGCTGGGCGGCCTCAACGCAGGGCTCATGCGGGCGCAGCTTGCCCGGCCAGAAAACGGCCTCATCGGCCCCGACCGATACAATCAGCTCTTCACGGTGCACGGCACTACGATGATGTTCCTCTTCGCCGTGCCGATCATGACCGCGATGGGTCTCTATTTCGTTCCGCTCATGGTCGGGGCCCGGAACGTCGCGTTCCCCCGTCTCAACGCCTACGGATACTGGGTGTACCTCATCGGCGGCACGTTCCTCTACGTGCAGCTCCTGCTCAACACCGGCCCCGATACCGGCTGGTTCAGCTACGTGCCGCTGGCGGGGCCCGGCTTCTCGCCCGGCAAGCGGGTGGACACTTGGGCCCAGACCGTGACGTTCACCGAGATCGCCGCGCTGGTGGGGGCCGTCGAGCTGATCGTCACCATCTTCAAGAATCGGGCACCGGGCATGTCGCTCAATCGGATGCCGCTCTTCGTCTGGGCGATGCTGGTGATGGCGTTCATGATCCTGTTCGCCATGCCCTGGGTGGCCAGCGCGACCCTGTTCCTCGCCATGGACCGGCTCATCGGCACCCACCTGTTCAATCCGGCGGAGGGCGGGGACGCGCTCCTCTGGCAGCACCTCTTCTGGTTCTTCGGCCACCCCGAGGTGTACATCATCTTCGTGCCCGCGCTCGGCATGGTCTCGGAGATCGTGAGCACCTTCACTCGTCGTCCGGTGTTCGGCTATCCGGCGATGGTGCTCTCGCTCATCACCACGGGGTTTCTGAGCTTCAGCCTCTGGGTGCACCACATGTTCGTGACCGGGATCCCGGAGCTCGGCAGCAGCTTCTTCACCGCCGCGAGCTTCATGATCGCCATCCCGACCGGGATCCAGATCTTCTGCTGGATCGCGACGATCTGGGCCGGCAGGCCACGGCTGACGGTGCCGTTCCTGTTCATCCTCGGCTTCGTGGTCACCTTCATGATCGGCGGGTTCAGCGGGGTGATGATCGCGTCGGTGCCGTACGATCAGCAGGCCCACGACACCTACTTCATCGTGGCGCACCTGCACTACGTGCTCCTGGGCGGCGGGGTGTTCCCGCTCTTCGGCGCCTTCTATTTCTGGTATCCCAAGATCACCGGCCGCCTCCTCAGCGAGCGGCTCGGCAGATGGCACTTCGCCCTCTGGTTCATCGGGGTGAACCTCACGTTCTTTCCGATGCACCTGCTGGGTCTTCGGGGAATGCCGCGGCGGGTGTACACCTATCTGCCGGAGACCGGCTGGGGGCCGCTCAATCTGCTGGCCACGATCGGCGCCGTGATCGTGGTGCTGAGCGTGGTGCTCTTCCTGGTCAACGTGGCGCTGAGCCGGTGGAAGGGCAGTGAAGCGGGGGAGAACCCCTGGGATGCCCCCACACTCGAGTGGGGCACGACCTCCCCGCCGCCGAGCTACAACTTCGCCTACGTGCCGGTGGTGGAGGGACGGTCGGCGCTGTGGGATCGGAGCCCCGACCACCCGGTCGTGACCGGTCTTCGGACCGACATGCGCGAGGTCCTGGTCACCACACTGCTCGACGCCGAGCCCGATCACCGGCACCGGCATCCACAGTCCACCGTCTGGCCCCTGCTCACCGCGCTCTCGACCGGCGTCCTCTTCATCACCCTGGTCTACACGCCCTGGGGCCTCGTCATCGGCATTGTCCCCCTGACCATTTCGTTCATCGGCTGGGGGTGGCCGACCGAGCGCGACCATCAAGAGCAATTGCGGGAAGAGGCGGCGGCATGA
- a CDS encoding cytochrome c oxidase assembly protein gives MIAPALVVQAGPLTPQHLWEAWTFEPMVVLGLAGSALLYAIGRHELRRRMRDAGASTSAEAAAFWAGWTVLAIALVSPIHQMGEALFAAHMIQHELLMVVAAPLLVLGRPLVVVLWALAPASRQVVGTVTRTPMRRLWAVLTRLDVATGLQLLVVLGWHLPALYQWSVRSELVHAAQHSSFLGTALLFWWAVFHGSRARLRYGAAVLCLFLTTIVTSGLGALLTVAPHPLYPIYATTSRPWGLSPLEDQELAGLIMWIPAALSYLVAALWLARAWLAESDRRVRRWESAARRLVLLLLVVAASGLVACGRSPEAKAQEQAKKAASWRQTIRLTHEARARGAIPEVYAQQMLDAAALELRKLQ, from the coding sequence GTGATCGCGCCGGCGCTGGTCGTCCAGGCGGGCCCGCTCACCCCGCAGCACCTCTGGGAGGCCTGGACTTTCGAGCCCATGGTCGTTCTGGGGCTCGCGGGCAGCGCGCTGCTCTACGCGATCGGCCGGCACGAGCTCCGCAGGCGCATGCGGGATGCGGGCGCCTCCACCAGCGCCGAGGCAGCGGCATTCTGGGCCGGATGGACCGTGCTCGCGATCGCGCTCGTCTCACCGATTCACCAGATGGGCGAAGCGCTCTTCGCGGCTCACATGATCCAGCACGAGCTGCTCATGGTGGTGGCCGCGCCGCTCCTGGTGCTCGGCCGGCCGCTGGTGGTGGTGCTCTGGGCGCTCGCGCCGGCGTCTCGCCAGGTAGTGGGCACGGTGACGCGCACGCCGATGCGGCGGCTCTGGGCGGTCCTCACCCGTCTTGATGTGGCCACGGGACTGCAGCTGCTCGTGGTTCTCGGATGGCACCTCCCGGCGCTCTACCAGTGGAGCGTCCGCTCCGAGCTGGTTCACGCGGCGCAGCATAGCAGCTTCCTGGGCACGGCGCTGCTGTTTTGGTGGGCAGTGTTCCACGGGAGCCGTGCCCGGCTCCGCTACGGCGCGGCGGTACTCTGTCTCTTTCTTACCACCATCGTGACCAGCGGCCTCGGTGCCCTGCTGACGGTGGCTCCGCATCCACTCTATCCGATCTACGCAACCACCAGCCGGCCATGGGGTCTCTCGCCGCTGGAAGACCAGGAGCTCGCCGGCCTGATCATGTGGATCCCCGCGGCGCTCAGCTACCTGGTGGCGGCGCTGTGGCTCGCACGGGCCTGGCTGGCCGAGTCCGACCGGCGGGTGCGGCGCTGGGAGAGCGCCGCGCGGAGGCTCGTGTTGCTGTTGCTGGTGGTCGCGGCCAGCGGACTGGTGGCCTGCGGCCGATCGCCAGAGGCAAAGGCGCAAGAGCAGGCCAAGAAGGCCGCCTCGTGGCGGCAGACGATCCGCCTCACCCACGAGGCCCGGGCTCGCGGCGCGATTCCCGAGGTGTATGCGCAGCAGATGCTGGACGCCGCGGCTCTGGAGCTGCGGAAGCTGCAATGA
- a CDS encoding divalent metal cation transporter, whose amino-acid sequence MKLLEIALGIVTGIGGFLEVGSLATSAQAGSEFGFQLLWALGLGVVCIAFLVEMSGRLAAVSHHTIPDAMRERFGVRFFLVPLVAVAVVSFLVLASEIGGVCLALQLATGVKFQWWAPLVAFIAWLLLWKGTFGLLEKGTSLLGLISLAFLVGAWKLHPPLAPIVAGLKPSAPTHDSARYWFLAVSILGASVSPYLFYFYSAGAVEDEWDESYIGVNRITAGLGMAFGGVVSAAVVVVAALVFLPRGIQIERYEQVALLLTDPLGRWGFILFVASLAVTCLGAALEISLEMAYLVAQGFGWRWGESLKPREDARFSLVYTMVVPLAATLMLVGLDPLKLTNFSMALTAVSLPVAVIPMLVLMNDPEYVGDWGNGWISNAAVLVVSVVACVVALVALPLQLFGS is encoded by the coding sequence ATGAAGCTGCTCGAGATCGCCCTGGGGATCGTGACCGGGATCGGCGGCTTCCTCGAAGTGGGCTCGCTCGCCACGTCCGCGCAGGCTGGCTCCGAGTTCGGGTTCCAGCTCCTCTGGGCCCTCGGGCTGGGCGTGGTCTGCATTGCCTTTCTGGTGGAGATGAGCGGCCGGCTGGCGGCGGTGAGCCACCATACCATCCCCGACGCCATGCGCGAGCGCTTCGGGGTGCGGTTCTTCCTCGTGCCCCTCGTAGCGGTGGCGGTGGTGTCGTTCCTGGTGCTTGCCTCGGAGATCGGTGGGGTGTGCCTCGCGCTCCAGCTCGCCACCGGCGTCAAATTCCAGTGGTGGGCCCCGCTGGTGGCGTTCATCGCCTGGCTTTTGCTATGGAAGGGGACGTTCGGCCTGCTCGAGAAGGGAACCTCCCTCCTGGGCCTCATCAGTCTGGCCTTCCTGGTGGGTGCATGGAAGCTCCATCCGCCTTTGGCGCCGATCGTGGCCGGGCTCAAACCGAGTGCGCCGACGCATGACTCCGCCCGGTACTGGTTCCTCGCGGTCAGCATCCTGGGTGCCTCGGTGAGCCCTTACCTCTTCTACTTCTATTCGGCCGGTGCGGTGGAGGACGAATGGGACGAGAGCTACATCGGCGTGAACCGGATCACCGCCGGGCTCGGCATGGCGTTCGGCGGCGTCGTCTCGGCGGCCGTGGTGGTCGTCGCCGCGCTGGTGTTCCTGCCTCGGGGCATCCAGATCGAACGCTACGAGCAGGTCGCGCTCTTGCTCACCGACCCGCTCGGCCGCTGGGGATTCATCCTGTTCGTCGCCAGCCTCGCCGTCACCTGCCTCGGCGCCGCGCTGGAGATCAGTCTGGAGATGGCCTACCTGGTGGCCCAGGGATTCGGATGGCGCTGGGGCGAGAGCCTCAAGCCGCGGGAGGACGCCCGGTTCAGCCTGGTCTATACCATGGTCGTGCCTCTCGCGGCCACGCTGATGCTGGTGGGCCTGGATCCGCTCAAGCTCACCAACTTCTCGATGGCGCTCACGGCGGTCTCGCTTCCGGTGGCCGTCATCCCGATGCTGGTCCTGATGAACGATCCGGAATACGTCGGCGACTGGGGGAACGGCTGGATCAGCAACGCCGCGGTGCTGGTGGTGAGCGTCGTGGCCTGCGTGGTCGCCCTGGTGGCCCTGCCCCTTCAACTGTTCGGGAGCTGA
- a CDS encoding GNAT family N-acetyltransferase codes for MASIEVTRTYLEMGSPGELRATATPVPAPRVERIGECLVSFFRYLYAEVGRAFHWVDRLGWTDAMVESHLASPAISLWLLTWQAAPAGYFELRQHADGSAEIAYFGLLPDYIGRGWGKFLLTEAVRAAWSLNPTRVWIHTCTLDHPAALPNYVRRGFKPVREEIYSADVRSAPTG; via the coding sequence ATGGCTTCCATCGAGGTCACCCGCACCTATCTGGAGATGGGCTCTCCGGGGGAGCTCCGCGCCACGGCCACCCCGGTTCCCGCGCCCCGAGTTGAACGGATCGGCGAATGCCTCGTTTCGTTCTTCCGCTATCTCTACGCGGAGGTGGGCCGCGCCTTCCACTGGGTCGACCGGCTGGGGTGGACCGATGCCATGGTGGAAAGCCACCTGGCCAGCCCGGCGATCTCGCTCTGGCTGCTCACCTGGCAGGCGGCACCCGCCGGCTACTTCGAGCTCCGGCAGCATGCTGATGGTTCGGCGGAGATCGCCTATTTCGGCCTCCTGCCGGACTACATTGGCCGAGGGTGGGGCAAGTTTCTCCTCACCGAGGCCGTCCGCGCGGCATGGAGCCTGAACCCGACCCGCGTGTGGATCCACACCTGCACGCTGGACCATCCGGCCGCGCTGCCCAACTACGTGCGGCGCGGATTCAAGCCGGTCCGGGAAGAGATCTACAGCGCGGACGTTCGCAGCGCACCCACCGGCTAA
- the cax gene encoding calcium/proton exchanger: MSAGSVLRVLPLALIPISLALDHLDAPPAVVFLAAAVAIVPLADWIRKGTEQVAATVGAAIGGLLNVTLGNAAELILALFVLAAGKPSVVKATITGSIVGNSLLGLGLAIVVGSWGRERQSFHRERAGLLGTLLIISVIALLVPALFDYTERHLSGVPSVGDLDERLSLGVAVVLILAYGANLVYTLVTHRDIFGVDDEAAEPGAVLWPLWQAFAVLAAATAAVAFEAELVAHALEGTAQALGLTPFFLGVIVLPLAGNAAEYFAAVYFARRNRMDLVMTIAVGSSIQIALLTAPLLVLVAYALGTPMDLVFSNPLELVAVAAVAFVVNSITQDGETTWLEGALLLAVYAVLGLAFFFVR, encoded by the coding sequence ATGAGCGCAGGTTCGGTCCTTCGGGTCCTTCCGCTCGCACTGATTCCCATCTCGCTGGCGCTGGACCATCTCGACGCTCCACCGGCGGTGGTCTTCCTGGCCGCGGCCGTGGCTATCGTCCCGCTGGCCGACTGGATCCGGAAGGGCACCGAGCAGGTGGCCGCCACCGTAGGCGCCGCCATCGGTGGCCTGCTCAACGTCACCCTCGGCAACGCGGCCGAGCTGATCCTGGCGCTATTCGTCCTGGCCGCGGGCAAGCCGTCGGTGGTGAAGGCCACCATCACCGGCTCGATCGTGGGCAACAGCCTGCTCGGGCTCGGCCTGGCCATCGTGGTGGGAAGCTGGGGACGGGAGCGGCAGTCGTTTCACCGAGAGCGGGCCGGCCTGCTCGGCACCCTGCTGATCATCTCGGTCATCGCCCTGCTGGTGCCGGCGCTGTTCGACTACACCGAGCGCCACCTGAGCGGCGTGCCGTCGGTGGGCGATCTCGACGAGCGTCTGAGCCTGGGGGTGGCCGTGGTGCTGATCCTGGCCTACGGCGCGAACCTGGTGTACACCCTGGTGACCCACCGCGACATCTTCGGAGTCGACGATGAGGCCGCCGAGCCGGGGGCCGTCCTCTGGCCCCTGTGGCAGGCATTCGCCGTCCTGGCGGCCGCCACCGCGGCCGTGGCCTTCGAGGCCGAGCTGGTGGCACACGCCCTCGAGGGCACCGCACAGGCCCTCGGATTGACACCGTTCTTTCTCGGCGTCATCGTGCTGCCCCTCGCCGGCAACGCTGCCGAGTACTTCGCGGCGGTGTATTTCGCCCGCCGCAACCGGATGGACCTGGTCATGACCATCGCGGTCGGTTCCAGCATCCAGATCGCGCTGCTCACCGCGCCGTTGCTGGTGCTGGTGGCCTACGCCCTAGGGACCCCGATGGACCTGGTCTTCAGCAATCCGCTGGAGCTGGTGGCGGTGGCCGCGGTGGCGTTCGTGGTCAACTCCATCACCCAGGATGGGGAGACCACCTGGCTGGAAGGCGCGCTGCTGCTGGCGGTGTATGCGGTGCTGGGACTGGCCTTCTTCTTCGTGCGTTAG
- the coxB gene encoding cytochrome c oxidase subunit II, giving the protein MTTLADSVAWIGGHSVHVPDGPVALLLDRLGDYMYAVSAVLWVLVTAALLWAVFRRRAEGEDPNDPARERRMQRTVTLAVAASAAILFVFLFLSYDTSRAMTGRPAGEPLQIRVTGHQWWWEVEYRDSLPQHWATTANEIHVPVGRPVVFDFRSSDVNHSFWVPQLGGKRDLIPGQETSLWFRADTAGVYRGQCAEFCGYQHAKMAFEVIAEPPPRFAEWLVQQRDTAATPTDSLAQRGQLVFVTSPCVMCHSISGTTAGSRIGPDLTHIASRRTIAAGTLLNTQGNLFAWITDPQGLKPGTRMPATQLGPKDLAAVVAYLETLR; this is encoded by the coding sequence GTGACGACGCTCGCCGACTCGGTGGCCTGGATCGGCGGGCACTCGGTGCACGTGCCGGACGGTCCGGTGGCGCTGCTGCTGGACCGGCTGGGCGACTATATGTACGCCGTCTCCGCGGTGCTCTGGGTGCTGGTGACCGCGGCGCTGCTCTGGGCGGTCTTCCGGCGCCGGGCCGAGGGCGAGGACCCGAACGATCCAGCGCGCGAGCGTCGGATGCAGCGCACCGTGACGCTGGCGGTCGCCGCCAGCGCCGCCATCCTCTTCGTCTTCCTCTTCCTCAGCTACGATACCAGCCGCGCCATGACCGGCCGGCCGGCCGGCGAGCCGCTCCAGATCCGGGTGACCGGACACCAGTGGTGGTGGGAGGTGGAGTACCGAGATTCGCTTCCGCAGCACTGGGCCACCACCGCGAACGAGATCCACGTGCCGGTCGGACGGCCGGTGGTGTTCGATTTCCGCTCCAGCGACGTCAACCACAGCTTCTGGGTGCCCCAACTCGGCGGCAAGCGCGACCTCATCCCCGGACAGGAGACCAGCCTCTGGTTCCGGGCCGACACGGCGGGCGTCTATCGCGGCCAGTGCGCCGAGTTCTGCGGATACCAGCACGCGAAGATGGCATTCGAGGTGATCGCCGAGCCGCCGCCCCGGTTCGCCGAGTGGCTGGTGCAGCAGCGGGACACGGCCGCGACACCCACCGATTCGCTGGCGCAGCGGGGGCAGCTGGTCTTCGTCACGTCGCCCTGCGTGATGTGCCACTCGATCAGCGGCACCACGGCCGGCAGCAGGATCGGCCCAGACCTGACCCACATCGCCTCCCGGCGCACCATCGCGGCAGGCACGCTCCTCAACACGCAGGGCAACCTGTTCGCCTGGATCACCGATCCGCAGGGGCTCAAGCCGGGGACGCGGATGCCCGCGACCCAGCTCGGCCCCAAGGACCTGGCCGCCGTCGTCGCCTACCTGGAGACGCTGCGATGA
- a CDS encoding DMT family transporter encodes MTPRLSARLRLVGAAVLFSTGGAAIKAAAFSGWQIAGFRSGVAAIAILLMTPAARRGFTPRALLVGVAYASCLTLYVLANRLTTAANTIFLQSTAPLYLLVLAPWLLREPIGRRDAVYMAMVALGLALFFVGVDRPAATAPDPVRGNLLAVASGFAWALTMCGLRWLGTGQGSQGSPVAAVVAGNVTAFLIALPMALPLAAHPITDWGVILYLGIFQIALAYVFVTTAIRAIPALEASLILLIEPVLNPVWAWIFQGEQPGAWALIGGGIILAATAVKGMFDARAAAPGSLAALPIDPVD; translated from the coding sequence ATGACGCCCCGGCTCTCCGCCAGGCTCCGACTGGTCGGCGCGGCGGTCCTCTTCTCCACCGGTGGTGCCGCCATCAAGGCAGCGGCGTTCAGCGGCTGGCAGATCGCGGGCTTCCGTTCCGGTGTGGCGGCGATCGCCATCCTGCTGATGACTCCCGCCGCTCGCCGGGGGTTCACCCCGCGCGCGCTGCTGGTGGGTGTGGCGTACGCCAGTTGCCTCACGCTGTACGTGCTGGCCAACCGGCTCACCACCGCTGCCAACACCATCTTCCTCCAGTCCACCGCACCGCTGTACCTGCTGGTGCTCGCTCCCTGGCTGCTGCGCGAGCCGATCGGACGGCGGGATGCGGTGTACATGGCGATGGTGGCGCTTGGGCTCGCGCTCTTTTTCGTGGGGGTGGATCGGCCGGCGGCAACGGCGCCGGATCCGGTGCGCGGCAACCTGCTCGCGGTGGCGAGCGGGTTCGCCTGGGCGCTCACGATGTGTGGTCTCCGGTGGCTGGGGACGGGGCAGGGCTCGCAGGGGTCGCCGGTCGCGGCGGTGGTGGCGGGAAACGTCACCGCATTCCTGATCGCGCTCCCGATGGCGCTCCCGCTGGCCGCGCATCCGATCACCGACTGGGGCGTGATCCTGTACCTCGGGATCTTCCAGATCGCGCTGGCCTATGTGTTCGTAACCACGGCAATTCGGGCGATACCCGCGCTGGAGGCGTCGCTGATCCTGTTGATCGAGCCGGTGCTGAACCCGGTCTGGGCGTGGATCTTTCAGGGAGAGCAGCCGGGCGCCTGGGCGCTCATCGGGGGTGGGATCATCCTCGCCGCCACGGCGGTCAAGGGTATGTTCGACGCGCGGGCGGCCGCCCCGGGCTCGCTGGCGGCGCTCCCCATCGATCCGGTAGACTGA
- a CDS encoding cytochrome c, translating into MSSRCPERRWVLGAVALWAVTLGGCERERRGFHDRVPGTPALSMVRQSDLQPGPRTADAAVPSPYDDNAYAVSEGKRLFNQYNCSGCHFQGGGGIGPPLMDAEWIYGSEPQNIFATIVEGRPNGMPSFRHRIPDQQVWQLVAYVRSMSGLLAKDVAPGRSDDMQVTAQEQQTTKEHPVKSAVPPSTQRP; encoded by the coding sequence ATGTCTTCGCGCTGCCCTGAGCGGCGCTGGGTCCTGGGCGCTGTGGCCCTCTGGGCAGTCACCCTGGGCGGGTGTGAGCGCGAGCGCCGTGGATTCCACGACCGGGTGCCGGGTACGCCCGCGTTGAGCATGGTCCGCCAGAGCGATCTCCAGCCCGGCCCCAGGACGGCCGACGCCGCCGTGCCCAGCCCGTACGACGACAACGCCTACGCGGTCTCCGAAGGCAAGCGGCTCTTCAATCAGTACAACTGCTCGGGCTGCCACTTCCAGGGCGGGGGTGGGATCGGTCCGCCGCTGATGGACGCCGAATGGATCTACGGGAGTGAGCCCCAGAACATCTTCGCCACGATCGTCGAGGGGCGTCCCAACGGGATGCCGTCGTTCCGGCACCGGATCCCCGACCAGCAGGTCTGGCAGCTGGTGGCCTACGTGCGCTCGATGAGCGGGCTGCTGGCCAAGGACGTGGCCCCCGGCCGGAGCGACGACATGCAGGTGACCGCGCAGGAGCAGCAGACCACCAAGGAGCACCCGGTGAAGTCGGCGGTGCCCCCCTCGACCCAGCGGCCGTGA